In one Brevibacillus composti genomic region, the following are encoded:
- a CDS encoding amino acid permease, with protein MCVMSSSNQLQRGLKARHLTMIAIGGSIGTGLFLASGGSIHSAGPGGALAAYIAISLMVYFLMTSLGEMAAFMPVSGSFSTYAAKFVDPSLGFALGWNYWYNWAITIAVELSAGALIMKYWFPDTPSMLWSALFLVLMFGLNMLSVKGYGESEFWFSLIKVSTVIIFIVVGTLMIFGIMGGEAVGFTNFTKGEAPFHGGFMAILGVFMIAGFSFQGTELVGIAAGESEDPKRNIPKAVKQIFWRILLFYIFAIFVIGLLIPYDNPNLVSGDIADIAISPFTLVFEKAGFAFAASVMNAVILTSVLSAGNSGMYASTRMLYVLAKEGKAPKFFAKLNKRGVPVNALLLTASIGMFAFLASLFGDGTVYIWLLNASGMSGFIAWLGIAISHYRFRRAYLAQGFQLSQLPYRSKWFPYGPIFAFVVCLFVVLGQNYTAFLGESIDWNGVLVSYIGLPLFLAVWLGYKYTKKTKVIPLKEVDFSYEK; from the coding sequence ATGTGCGTTATGTCTTCTTCGAATCAACTGCAACGCGGATTAAAAGCCCGCCACCTGACGATGATCGCGATCGGCGGATCGATTGGCACCGGGCTTTTTCTCGCCAGCGGCGGCTCGATCCATTCCGCGGGTCCGGGCGGCGCTCTGGCGGCATATATCGCCATCAGCTTGATGGTCTACTTCCTGATGACGAGCCTCGGCGAGATGGCGGCCTTCATGCCTGTCTCCGGTTCCTTCAGCACGTACGCGGCCAAGTTCGTCGACCCGTCTCTCGGCTTCGCGCTGGGCTGGAACTACTGGTACAACTGGGCGATTACGATCGCCGTCGAACTCTCGGCCGGTGCGCTGATCATGAAATACTGGTTTCCGGACACCCCTTCGATGCTCTGGAGCGCTCTGTTTCTCGTCTTGATGTTTGGCCTCAATATGTTATCCGTAAAGGGATATGGCGAGTCGGAATTCTGGTTTTCTCTGATCAAAGTAAGCACCGTCATCATTTTTATCGTCGTGGGCACCCTGATGATCTTTGGCATCATGGGCGGGGAAGCAGTCGGCTTCACCAACTTTACCAAGGGAGAGGCACCGTTTCACGGCGGTTTTATGGCTATCCTCGGCGTCTTCATGATCGCCGGCTTCTCCTTCCAGGGGACCGAGCTGGTCGGGATTGCGGCCGGAGAGAGCGAAGATCCGAAGCGGAATATCCCCAAAGCGGTCAAGCAGATTTTCTGGCGCATCCTGCTCTTCTATATTTTTGCGATTTTCGTCATCGGTCTCTTGATTCCGTACGACAATCCCAATCTGGTCAGCGGCGACATTGCCGATATCGCAATCAGCCCGTTTACGCTCGTCTTTGAAAAAGCCGGCTTTGCTTTTGCCGCCTCGGTCATGAACGCCGTCATCTTGACATCCGTTCTGTCCGCGGGCAACTCGGGCATGTACGCTTCCACCCGGATGCTGTACGTCCTGGCCAAAGAAGGCAAAGCGCCGAAGTTCTTCGCCAAGCTGAACAAGCGCGGCGTGCCGGTCAATGCGCTGCTTTTGACTGCCAGCATCGGGATGTTCGCCTTCCTGGCTTCCCTGTTCGGTGACGGCACGGTATATATCTGGCTGCTGAATGCGTCCGGCATGTCCGGCTTTATCGCCTGGCTGGGCATCGCGATCAGCCACTACCGCTTTCGGCGGGCCTATCTCGCGCAGGGCTTCCAGTTGAGCCAGCTTCCGTACCGCTCCAAATGGTTCCCGTATGGTCCGATCTTTGCATTTGTCGTCTGTCTCTTCGTCGTGCTCGGGCAAAACTACACCGCTTTTCTCGGCGAATCGATTGACTGGAACGGCGTTTTGGTCTCCTATATCGGCCTCCCGCTGTTCCTCGCGGTTTGGCTGGGGTACAAGTACACGAAAAAGACCAAGGTGATTCCGCTTAAAGAAGTGGACTTCTCTTACGAAAAATAG
- a CDS encoding VOC family protein, translating into MSIRLDMVGIVVKDMKRALDFYRLLGLDIPAEADNEKHVEVAQSGFRLAFDVQETIIDVYGGWEEPVGHRIELAFLCERREEVDELYQKVTERGYTGHREPWDAFWGQRYAIVQDPDGNLISLFA; encoded by the coding sequence ATGAGCATTCGGTTGGATATGGTGGGGATTGTGGTGAAGGACATGAAAAGGGCGCTGGATTTTTACCGCCTGCTGGGGCTGGACATCCCCGCGGAGGCCGACAATGAGAAGCACGTCGAGGTTGCCCAAAGCGGATTCCGGCTGGCCTTTGACGTGCAGGAAACCATTATCGATGTATATGGCGGTTGGGAGGAGCCTGTCGGCCATCGGATCGAGCTGGCGTTTTTGTGCGAGCGGCGTGAAGAGGTGGACGAGCTGTACCAAAAAGTAACGGAGCGCGGTTACACAGGACACCGCGAGCCATGGGATGCTTTTTGGGGGCAGCGCTACGCGATCGTCCAGGACCCAGACGGCAACCTCATCAGCCTGTTTGCCTGA
- a CDS encoding helix-turn-helix transcriptional regulator: MVRDYRPIQSPKLQKEMQRPGYSYQEYAPCEKLAPHVACYWTLDYHAEAERQLHRIIPDGCVDIIVDRLSPSGWKSAFVAGLMTQFEVLSLSGPQSLFGIRFYTESAQSFLKFPVSAFLGHHVFLEEIWGAEGLYFAEEILAALTVTAVIHTVEKKLQQLLHAEAASSHPLVRTSLQVMYASKGVLSTSDLADQLSFSERHVRRTFDRELGVSPKEMLGIIRFQSMLQELYSSAVPSFTDMALKYGYYDQSHFIKSFKRYYGMLPKQIWTRQGDDRSRKKQDVRFFLF; encoded by the coding sequence ATGGTGCGTGACTATCGGCCGATCCAATCGCCGAAATTGCAAAAAGAGATGCAGCGTCCGGGATACAGCTACCAAGAATACGCCCCCTGTGAAAAACTGGCGCCGCATGTGGCTTGCTACTGGACGCTGGACTATCATGCAGAGGCGGAGAGGCAATTGCATCGGATCATCCCCGACGGCTGCGTGGATATTATCGTGGACCGCCTGTCTCCCTCCGGTTGGAAGTCTGCTTTTGTCGCAGGGTTAATGACCCAATTTGAGGTGTTGAGCCTATCTGGACCACAGTCTCTGTTCGGGATCCGTTTCTATACGGAATCGGCGCAGTCCTTTTTGAAATTTCCGGTCTCCGCGTTTCTCGGGCACCATGTTTTTCTCGAGGAGATCTGGGGGGCAGAGGGATTGTATTTCGCCGAGGAAATCCTGGCTGCGCTGACAGTCACAGCAGTTATTCATACCGTTGAGAAGAAACTGCAGCAATTGTTGCACGCTGAGGCTGCCTCCTCCCATCCTCTGGTGCGGACAAGCCTGCAGGTGATGTACGCCTCCAAGGGGGTTCTATCGACATCCGATCTGGCCGATCAGCTCAGCTTCAGCGAACGCCATGTCCGGCGAACGTTCGACCGGGAACTGGGAGTGAGCCCCAAGGAAATGCTCGGCATCATTCGCTTTCAAAGCATGCTGCAGGAACTGTACAGCAGCGCCGTGCCGAGCTTTACGGATATGGCGCTGAAATACGGCTACTACGATCAGTCGCATTTCATAAAAAGCTTCAAGCGTTATTACGGGATGCTGCCGAAGCAAATATGGACGAGGCAAGGCGACGATCGCAGCAGGAAGAAGCAAGACGTCCGTTTTTTCCTATTTTGA
- a CDS encoding aminotransferase, whose amino-acid sequence MSQNTAVRNRLSQTVASLKPSGIRRFFDLAASMEGVISLGVGEPDFVTPWRVREACISSLERGYTAYTSNAGMLELRKEIHKYLEERFAVSYHPEREMLITVGASEAIDIALRAIVDPGDEVLVVEPCYVSYEPVIRLAGGVPVFLRTNAEQQFKLTPEELEAHISPRTKAIIFCYPNNPTGSTMTAEEWKRLLPVIEKHDLLVISDEIYAELTYGRRHESIAALPGMKDRTILISGFSKAFAMTGWRLGYVCASPDLLTGMLKIHQYTMLCAPVMAQMAALEALRHGQEDMERMVESYRQRRNFVVQGFQEIGLACHEPEGAFYAFPSIRSTGLDAAQFAEGLLMEEKVAVVPGDVFGDCGKGHIRCSYATSLDQLQKALERIGRFVQKQ is encoded by the coding sequence ATGAGTCAGAATACGGCCGTTCGCAATCGTCTGTCCCAAACCGTCGCTTCGCTGAAGCCTTCGGGAATCCGCCGCTTTTTTGACCTGGCCGCCTCGATGGAGGGTGTGATTTCACTCGGCGTAGGGGAGCCGGATTTCGTCACCCCATGGCGCGTCCGGGAGGCCTGCATCTCCTCGCTGGAGCGAGGCTATACGGCCTACACCTCCAATGCGGGGATGCTGGAGCTGCGCAAAGAGATCCACAAATACCTGGAAGAGCGATTTGCCGTCTCCTACCACCCGGAGAGAGAGATGCTGATCACCGTGGGAGCCAGTGAAGCGATCGACATCGCGCTGCGTGCCATCGTCGATCCAGGGGACGAGGTGCTGGTCGTCGAGCCCTGCTATGTCTCCTATGAGCCGGTGATTCGCCTCGCCGGCGGGGTGCCGGTCTTTCTGCGGACGAACGCCGAGCAGCAATTCAAGCTGACGCCGGAAGAGCTGGAGGCGCACATCAGTCCGCGCACCAAGGCCATTATCTTCTGCTATCCCAACAATCCGACCGGCAGCACGATGACGGCCGAAGAGTGGAAGCGGCTGCTCCCCGTGATCGAAAAGCACGACCTGTTGGTCATCTCCGACGAGATCTACGCCGAGCTCACGTACGGGCGGCGGCATGAGAGCATCGCCGCGCTGCCGGGGATGAAAGACCGGACGATCCTGATCTCCGGCTTCTCCAAAGCCTTCGCGATGACCGGCTGGCGGCTCGGGTATGTCTGCGCGTCTCCCGATCTTTTGACAGGCATGCTGAAGATCCACCAGTACACGATGCTCTGCGCTCCGGTGATGGCCCAGATGGCCGCGCTGGAAGCGCTGCGCCACGGGCAGGAGGACATGGAGCGGATGGTGGAAAGCTACCGCCAGCGGCGTAACTTCGTCGTCCAGGGCTTTCAGGAAATCGGTCTGGCTTGCCATGAGCCGGAGGGCGCCTTCTACGCGTTTCCTTCGATTCGTTCGACGGGACTGGATGCCGCCCAGTTTGCCGAAGGGCTATTAATGGAAGAAAAGGTGGCCGTCGTCCCAGGCGATGTGTTCGGCGACTGCGGCAAAGGCCACATCCGCTGCTCCTACGCCACTTCGCTGGACCAGCTGCAGAAAGCATTGGAGCGGATCGGGCGTTTTGTCCAGAAGCAATAA
- a CDS encoding Lrp/AsnC family transcriptional regulator: MNRERQLELLRLLEEDGRRTAEQIARLMAVPVAEVEETIATLEREKVIVNYPALINWELVDDHPYVTAMIDVKVTPKRDVGFDEVADRICRFPEVQAVYLMSGVSYDLSVVLEGKTMREVATFVSQKLATLDSVVSTATHFILKRYKHDGIQFEDRDEDRRMVVTP, from the coding sequence ATGAACAGAGAAAGACAGCTCGAACTGCTGCGGCTGCTGGAGGAAGACGGCCGCCGCACTGCCGAACAGATCGCCCGGCTGATGGCCGTGCCGGTGGCGGAGGTAGAGGAAACCATCGCCACGCTGGAGCGAGAGAAAGTGATCGTCAATTATCCGGCGCTGATCAACTGGGAGCTGGTCGATGATCATCCCTACGTGACAGCCATGATTGATGTGAAGGTGACGCCGAAACGGGATGTAGGCTTCGACGAGGTAGCGGACCGCATCTGTCGCTTTCCAGAGGTGCAGGCCGTCTATCTGATGTCCGGGGTCAGCTACGATCTGTCCGTGGTGCTGGAAGGAAAAACGATGCGGGAGGTGGCGACATTTGTCTCGCAAAAGCTGGCCACTCTCGATTCGGTGGTGTCGACCGCCACGCATTTTATTTTGAAACGATACAAGCATGACGGGATTCAGTTTGAAGACCGGGATGAAGACCGCAGGATGGTGGTGACCCCATGA
- a CDS encoding cellulose biosynthesis cyclic di-GMP-binding regulatory protein BcsB produces the protein MKRTWKRAVLSMGTAALMMGQYAPGLLAQTETVLRGSLPVSFQPVKENEPVRFSPNVAGTSPGYVYRFLPETVTLTGVDAAQDFYYKVPKAELGSNHYLELTIAHSDLLIPSQSTLTVSVDDKPLKSIFLTAETSKQTKLTIPLGRDETTEGFHKITISKHGLISDDLCNDQYNPANWVKVGASSLVFIDTKSSVQTKDLLNDFPYPFVEPGTDVEVYSVIVVPDSPSNDIITSALLLATSLSSYTATKRPLPIMTETEWEKAEGSSRQHALAVGKRSDWKGALRGAATTRPVDTNDKELAIAYASLAGKAEDRTKMMMLVTAEDDAVIRKNIDILTNPSLNRQLAGNRLAVNDGPAVEEQVKREKELTLSSFGYDHILLDEIERESSQLMLQVPSHWKLTGHSTLDLKVKVSPLLLSDLDAKESTKGKGAKGPQSQPALTVTVGGIPTTYPLDQLKAEDHHGDHYTIRVPLSAKQIKESGRGLDVKISAHIEPTSGACVRERNNGRWIFIDKESSLNVAHEYRSESSFRYWPAPFMAHDDFTDAAFLLPEKAGSEHLTQLSSLVNNIAMETRGRNDFRVFREPLGEQEKQQLNQYNVILIGSLDQFPSLASAQDKLLVQMQGGKLQSAVPNVINEMTEQIAWIQPSVWNAGKHMAIFTPVSHGDQGPPKLDVAKFLDFLKADHVNSHMLVMSKSGEVFSIPGESESDVPASEADEQAAPAIPLWVIFVMIGVFTVALLFFLELRRKEKRRNSAGKE, from the coding sequence ATGAAGAGAACATGGAAACGGGCGGTGCTGTCTATGGGGACAGCCGCCTTGATGATGGGACAATACGCGCCCGGCTTGCTTGCCCAAACGGAAACCGTTTTGCGAGGAAGCCTACCTGTAAGCTTTCAACCCGTGAAAGAGAACGAGCCCGTTCGTTTTTCACCCAATGTGGCCGGGACTTCCCCGGGCTACGTCTATCGCTTTCTGCCCGAAACAGTGACCCTCACGGGAGTCGATGCGGCGCAGGATTTTTACTACAAGGTGCCCAAAGCGGAGCTGGGGAGCAATCATTACCTGGAATTGACGATCGCCCATTCGGACTTGCTGATCCCCTCCCAATCGACGTTGACGGTCAGCGTCGATGACAAGCCGCTCAAAAGCATATTTTTGACGGCCGAAACGAGCAAGCAAACCAAGCTGACCATCCCACTCGGCCGCGACGAAACGACAGAGGGATTTCATAAAATCACGATTTCCAAACATGGCCTCATCTCGGATGATCTCTGCAATGATCAGTACAATCCGGCTAACTGGGTAAAAGTCGGCGCTTCTTCGCTGGTATTTATCGATACCAAGTCATCCGTTCAAACCAAAGATCTACTGAATGATTTCCCCTATCCCTTTGTGGAACCGGGTACGGACGTAGAAGTGTACAGTGTGATCGTCGTCCCCGATTCCCCGTCGAACGACATCATCACATCGGCGCTGCTGCTGGCCACCTCGCTTTCGTCCTATACAGCCACGAAGCGGCCTTTGCCGATCATGACGGAAACCGAATGGGAAAAAGCGGAGGGAAGCAGCCGACAACATGCACTGGCTGTCGGAAAACGCTCCGACTGGAAGGGAGCCCTGCGGGGCGCGGCAACGACTCGGCCCGTGGACACAAATGACAAGGAATTGGCCATTGCGTACGCTTCGCTTGCCGGCAAGGCGGAGGATCGCACCAAGATGATGATGCTCGTGACGGCCGAGGATGATGCCGTCATCAGAAAAAACATCGACATCCTGACGAACCCGTCGCTGAACCGCCAACTGGCGGGGAACCGTTTGGCGGTAAATGACGGGCCGGCTGTAGAAGAACAGGTGAAGCGAGAAAAAGAGCTGACGCTCTCCTCCTTTGGCTATGATCATATCCTGCTGGATGAAATCGAAAGAGAGTCCAGCCAGCTCATGCTGCAGGTTCCCTCCCATTGGAAACTGACGGGCCATAGCACATTGGATCTGAAAGTGAAGGTATCGCCGTTGCTCCTCAGCGACCTCGATGCAAAGGAGTCCACAAAAGGCAAGGGGGCCAAGGGACCGCAGTCACAGCCCGCTTTGACCGTGACCGTTGGCGGAATCCCCACGACTTATCCTTTGGATCAGCTAAAGGCGGAGGATCATCACGGCGACCATTACACCATCCGCGTCCCGCTATCCGCGAAACAGATCAAGGAGTCCGGCAGGGGCTTGGACGTGAAAATCTCCGCCCATATCGAGCCGACGAGCGGTGCCTGCGTCAGGGAGCGGAACAATGGCCGATGGATTTTTATTGATAAAGAAAGCTCATTGAATGTGGCTCATGAATATAGAAGCGAGAGCAGCTTCCGTTACTGGCCCGCTCCGTTCATGGCCCATGACGATTTCACCGATGCCGCCTTTCTGTTGCCTGAAAAGGCGGGTTCCGAGCACCTGACGCAACTCTCCTCCCTCGTCAATAACATCGCCATGGAGACACGCGGCCGCAATGATTTTCGCGTCTTTCGCGAACCTCTGGGAGAACAGGAGAAACAGCAGCTGAATCAGTACAATGTGATCTTGATCGGTTCGCTTGACCAGTTTCCCTCTTTGGCGTCGGCACAAGACAAGCTGCTCGTCCAAATGCAGGGCGGAAAGCTGCAGTCCGCTGTGCCCAATGTCATCAACGAGATGACAGAGCAAATCGCCTGGATCCAGCCTTCCGTATGGAATGCCGGGAAGCATATGGCGATCTTTACCCCCGTCAGTCACGGGGATCAGGGGCCGCCGAAGCTGGACGTAGCCAAGTTCCTCGATTTCTTGAAAGCGGATCACGTGAACAGCCACATGCTCGTGATGAGCAAATCGGGAGAAGTTTTTTCCATTCCGGGAGAATCCGAGAGTGACGTTCCCGCCAGCGAAGCAGATGAACAGGCAGCGCCTGCCATCCCGCTATGGGTCATCTTCGTGATGATCGGTGTGTTTACAGTGGCATTGCTCTTTTTCCTGGAGCTGCGGAGAAAAGAAAAGAGGAGGAATTCCGCAGGGAAGGAGTAA
- a CDS encoding glycosyltransferase family 2 protein: MANGLFYLSLSLIWVMLLYHMFLMQGGYSHYLRYTRPIKEWESQGKSLPKVSILIPAHNEEVVIERTLKAMIRLDYPKDQLEVIVINDNSRDRTGEIAESYAAKYDFIKAVHTEPPYAGVGKSSALNYGLKHSSGEIIVVYDADNTPERKAVYYLVLALQNDPRAGVVVGKFRVVNAAKNLLTQFINIETICFQWMAQAGRFHWFGVTTIPGTNFAIRRSLIEQLGGWDAKALAEDTELTIRVYNEGYYIRFFPAAITWEQEPENWKVWWKQRTRWARGNQYVVMKFFWRLFSLKRKSIVFDLIYFFFTYFLFFMGVIVSDVLFVVNLFVDLNLNVGVISIILWVLAYFLYVTEVMIALSIEKNQLHLKSFLIVLLMYFTYSQVWILLVLYALYLEIKRVVCKQELKWYKTERFGQEKS, from the coding sequence ATGGCTAACGGCTTGTTTTACCTGTCGCTGTCTCTGATTTGGGTCATGCTGCTCTATCACATGTTCTTGATGCAGGGAGGGTATTCTCACTACCTGCGCTATACCCGCCCGATCAAGGAGTGGGAGAGCCAGGGGAAATCGCTGCCGAAAGTCAGCATCCTGATTCCCGCACATAACGAAGAGGTCGTCATCGAGCGGACCCTGAAGGCGATGATCCGGTTAGATTATCCCAAGGATCAGCTGGAGGTCATCGTGATCAATGACAACTCCCGTGATCGGACGGGGGAGATTGCCGAGTCCTATGCGGCCAAATACGATTTCATCAAAGCGGTGCATACGGAGCCGCCCTACGCGGGGGTGGGAAAGTCTTCCGCACTGAACTACGGTCTCAAGCATTCCTCGGGGGAGATCATCGTCGTATACGACGCGGACAATACGCCCGAACGCAAGGCCGTCTATTACCTGGTGTTAGCCCTGCAAAACGATCCGCGGGCAGGGGTGGTCGTAGGCAAATTCCGCGTGGTAAATGCGGCGAAGAATCTGCTTACGCAATTTATCAACATCGAGACGATCTGTTTTCAGTGGATGGCACAAGCCGGCCGCTTCCACTGGTTCGGGGTAACGACCATACCGGGAACCAATTTTGCCATTCGCCGTTCGCTGATCGAACAGCTGGGCGGCTGGGATGCCAAAGCGCTGGCAGAAGACACGGAGCTGACGATTCGCGTCTATAACGAAGGGTACTATATTCGCTTTTTTCCGGCAGCCATTACCTGGGAGCAAGAACCGGAGAATTGGAAGGTATGGTGGAAGCAACGGACCAGATGGGCCAGAGGGAACCAATATGTGGTCATGAAGTTTTTCTGGCGGCTGTTTTCGTTGAAGCGGAAAAGCATTGTGTTCGACCTCATTTATTTCTTCTTTACCTACTTTTTGTTTTTCATGGGTGTCATTGTCTCCGATGTATTGTTTGTGGTGAATCTGTTTGTCGATCTGAACTTGAACGTGGGGGTTATCTCCATCATCTTATGGGTGCTCGCCTATTTCCTCTATGTAACTGAGGTTATGATTGCACTCAGCATCGAAAAGAACCAGCTTCATTTGAAAAGTTTTCTGATCGTGCTGCTGATGTACTTTACGTACTCTCAGGTATGGATTTTGTTGGTTCTGTATGCCCTTTATCTGGAAATCAAGCGAGTCGTATGTAAGCAGGAGCTGAAATGGTACAAGACAGAACGCTTTGGACAAGAGAAGAGCTAA
- a CDS encoding polysaccharide deacetylase family protein, producing the protein MQEKSLNNIFSKHGRAKRRTCLGICLMVICFLVLPPVAEATGTADQKPKVLVVYTTESGEITEKIRMLDLLLGHFTADARYVSDAELSATDMENVTHLVYGGTFAAPLPQAARQLLSTYQGKMLAIGANVEQLGSRYSFLSANQPVDISAISLSKTASPMPLEQNYVIRHIQAESGDTLLWGWSGPYAHPLLIQRQDAYYFATDNLFQPFHAFLGEALHSFFQQPHHAGHYAYIRLEDVHPYSDAALLKETGDFLADRNIPFMIALIPVYTNPQTLQLHHLKENRELVEVLRHLQSRGASILLHGYTHQYRQSETGEGFEFWDVKNNSPVSGPPETLVRTKNLYDFATTEAYERYLEQNRAYEERYIRTRVERGIQELTELGLYPVGFEAPHYTISQRGYQIVSEYFRFVLGQAQLGDRDWEIMNSPPYLSTPSFLHGMMLLPETIGYYDPTSLTPLADMAEKMKNIEFVRDGVFGMFYHPYLGIDHLQELISYMETVPGLSWIDLRQMYGEEEWKTLVSQGVIPASSSLVTDLENPNLPPVLPVKHGEAMQKILWGVAALVTVMVLLFLLYTLRNRMNLRKQLFQEQDYHG; encoded by the coding sequence ATGCAAGAAAAGAGCTTGAACAATATATTCAGTAAACATGGCCGGGCAAAACGGCGGACCTGTCTGGGAATTTGTCTGATGGTCATTTGCTTTTTGGTATTGCCGCCTGTGGCGGAGGCAACAGGGACAGCGGATCAAAAACCAAAGGTACTCGTGGTGTATACCACGGAGAGCGGTGAGATCACGGAAAAAATCAGAATGCTTGATCTGTTGCTCGGCCACTTCACCGCTGATGCGAGGTACGTCAGCGATGCCGAACTGTCCGCTACCGATATGGAAAATGTAACGCATCTGGTTTACGGCGGGACGTTTGCTGCTCCTCTCCCCCAAGCCGCCCGGCAGCTATTGTCCACGTATCAGGGAAAGATGCTGGCGATCGGGGCCAATGTCGAGCAGCTGGGGAGCCGGTATTCCTTCTTGAGCGCGAATCAGCCTGTTGATATCAGCGCGATTTCGCTGTCAAAGACCGCCTCTCCAATGCCGCTTGAACAAAATTACGTCATCAGGCACATACAGGCGGAGAGCGGGGACACGCTGCTCTGGGGCTGGAGCGGTCCCTACGCACATCCTTTGCTGATTCAGCGGCAGGATGCCTATTATTTCGCGACCGACAATCTGTTCCAGCCGTTTCATGCTTTTCTGGGAGAAGCGCTCCACTCCTTTTTTCAGCAGCCTCATCATGCTGGCCATTATGCGTACATCCGGCTTGAGGACGTTCATCCGTATTCGGATGCAGCGCTCTTGAAGGAAACCGGCGATTTTTTGGCCGATCGAAACATTCCCTTCATGATTGCCTTGATCCCCGTCTACACGAATCCGCAAACACTTCAGCTCCACCACCTAAAAGAGAACCGGGAGCTCGTGGAAGTTCTCCGGCATCTGCAATCGAGAGGGGCCAGTATTCTTTTGCACGGGTATACGCATCAGTATCGCCAGTCGGAAACGGGAGAGGGATTTGAGTTTTGGGATGTCAAGAATAACAGTCCCGTCTCCGGGCCGCCCGAAACGCTCGTCCGCACGAAGAATCTGTACGACTTCGCCACGACGGAAGCGTATGAACGCTATCTGGAACAGAACCGGGCCTATGAGGAGCGGTATATCCGCACCCGCGTGGAGCGAGGCATTCAGGAGTTGACGGAGCTGGGACTGTACCCCGTCGGTTTTGAGGCACCTCACTATACGATCAGCCAAAGGGGCTACCAGATCGTATCGGAGTATTTCCGCTTTGTGCTGGGACAGGCCCAACTGGGGGACCGCGACTGGGAAATCATGAACAGTCCGCCCTACTTGTCCACGCCTTCCTTTTTACATGGCATGATGCTGCTGCCGGAAACGATCGGCTATTATGATCCAACCTCGCTGACACCGCTGGCAGACATGGCGGAAAAAATGAAAAATATCGAATTCGTTCGGGATGGGGTGTTTGGGATGTTTTATCATCCCTATCTGGGAATCGACCATTTGCAAGAACTGATTTCCTACATGGAGACGGTGCCCGGCCTGAGTTGGATCGATCTCAGGCAGATGTACGGGGAGGAGGAGTGGAAGACGCTCGTCTCCCAGGGCGTGATCCCCGCTTCTTCGTCGTTGGTGACGGACCTGGAGAATCCGAATTTACCCCCTGTGCTTCCCGTAAAACACGGGGAAGCCATGCAGAAGATTCTCTGGGGAGTGGCCGCGCTTGTCACGGTCATGGTCCTGCTGTTTTTGCTGTACACGCTGCGAAATCGAATGAATTTGCGGAAACAACTTTTTCAGGAGCAAGATTATCATGGCTAA
- a CDS encoding diguanylate cyclase domain-containing protein: protein MQDWLTWSLFLSTAIIMVTGMMKGLLAALGVCLVVLFVWGSLLIWSHFAAMPLRFSVEELIIWMTFFLGAAVTSGLPHRIMSTILAENDEMNSKFDELVSIDADTGFDNEKRFSFDLEEEFSRARRTGTPFSLLYVKILYFRQFVDLYGRKETEHLLQSLAELLRQKTRITDRKYRPHEDTFAILLANSTEENAQIVIAKIEKLLQHHTLRRKNKQITLTIAFGLASYREDMSDPLELVHDARKELEQYIQ, encoded by the coding sequence ATGCAGGATTGGCTGACCTGGTCCCTTTTTTTGAGTACGGCGATCATTATGGTCACCGGGATGATGAAGGGACTTTTGGCGGCTTTGGGCGTGTGTCTCGTGGTTCTTTTCGTTTGGGGAAGCCTGTTGATCTGGTCCCATTTTGCCGCCATGCCGCTCCGGTTTTCAGTAGAGGAACTGATTATCTGGATGACGTTCTTTTTGGGAGCGGCGGTCACTTCAGGCCTTCCCCACCGGATCATGAGCACGATTCTAGCCGAGAACGACGAGATGAACAGCAAATTTGACGAGCTGGTAAGCATTGACGCGGATACGGGCTTTGATAATGAAAAGAGGTTTTCTTTTGATCTAGAAGAGGAATTTAGCCGTGCACGGCGGACGGGGACCCCGTTTTCTCTTTTGTATGTAAAAATCCTGTATTTTCGTCAGTTTGTGGATCTGTATGGGCGGAAGGAAACCGAACACTTGCTTCAATCACTGGCAGAGCTGTTGAGGCAGAAAACGAGGATTACGGACAGGAAATACCGGCCCCATGAGGATACGTTTGCGATCCTGCTGGCAAACAGTACAGAGGAAAATGCACAAATCGTTATCGCCAAAATCGAGAAGCTGCTGCAACATCACACGTTGAGGCGAAAAAACAAGCAGATTACCCTCACCATTGCGTTTGGACTTGCCTCGTACAGAGAGGATATGAGCGACCCATTGGAGCTGGTACACGATGCAAGAAAAGAGCTTGAACAATATATTCAGTAA